A genomic stretch from Armatimonadota bacterium includes:
- a CDS encoding BTAD domain-containing putative transcriptional regulator, which yields MDVDVTRVLGGSAQGRGHPVASAVGELLAGMDYADCDELDEWMLAERERVRQAQRAALECEADRFEADGDFNAALATAQVLLEMEPVSEAAHRRIMRLHYLNNDRPAALQAYHRCQAILRQTLCVDPLPETVALARQIERGTVLPGTAGRRSPIPPGAAPTAGAGRPRAGVGADGSRVERR from the coding sequence GTGGACGTAGACGTCACCCGTGTGCTCGGAGGGTCGGCCCAAGGCCGGGGACATCCCGTCGCGAGCGCCGTCGGCGAACTCTTGGCAGGCATGGACTACGCGGACTGCGACGAGCTGGACGAGTGGATGCTCGCGGAGCGCGAGCGCGTCCGCCAGGCCCAGCGCGCCGCCCTGGAGTGCGAGGCCGACCGGTTCGAGGCCGACGGCGACTTCAACGCCGCACTGGCGACCGCGCAGGTGCTGCTGGAGATGGAGCCGGTGTCCGAAGCCGCCCACCGCAGGATCATGCGGCTTCACTACCTGAACAACGACCGGCCCGCGGCGCTCCAAGCCTACCACCGCTGCCAGGCGATCCTCAGACAAACGCTGTGTGTCGATCCCCTGCCCGAGACCGTGGCTCTGGCGCGTCAGATCGAGCGAGGCACCGTCCTGCCCGGGACGGCCGGGCGCAGGAGTCCGATCCCCCCCGGCGCTGCTCCGACCGCCGGTGCTGGCCGGCCGCGAGCGGGAGTGGGCGCAGATGGAAGCCGCGTGGAACGCCGGTGA